In Cydia amplana chromosome 2, ilCydAmpl1.1, whole genome shotgun sequence, the following proteins share a genomic window:
- the LOC134662132 gene encoding uncharacterized protein LOC134662132 produces the protein MIALVLVDLLLVNSILASNDAYFAKGWIPLTRFFVFNQMSNSYAGTRDWKPLQGIDDSNIDYVKEDAIQIITPDQIQTIPNEKSINAWLPSAVADAIPTASDNSSQKAITELNKNQDPLLLKSKPSDVLNKRTVKSNINRRASKLIWDVSSTKDLIMNALTTPEPSIKTQETEKSIKNINVTNNNYEVTEPSNVQELGLEANDLRNEYTNKFDHLLSKYNIKNDDRLNNYARSMLRHKKMLYPSNESLYPSNAFPVSLIPVRYNSLNHLPVDPLLAVLLSNYGFYLHGFYGLQNNYKNLYGYSASNNIHNNKPFGSYKIYSDTDSSN, from the exons ATGATTGCTCTTGTATTAGTTGACTTGTTACTT GTCAATTCTATATTGGCGAGTAACGATGCGTATTTTGCTAAAGGATGGATACCTCTTACCAGGTTCTTTGTGTTCAACCAAATGAGTAACAGTTATGCTGGGACAAGAGACTGGAAACCATTACAAGGCATTGATGATAGTAACATTGATTATGTCAAGGAAGATGCCATCCAAATAATAACTCCAGACCAAATACAAACAATACCGAATGAGAAAAGCATTAATGCATGGCTACCATCCGCAGTAGCTGATGCAATACCTACAGCAAGTGACAACTCAAGCCAAAAAG ctATAACAGAATTGAATAAAAATCAAGACCCACTACTGCTGAAATCAAAACCGAGTGATGTATTAAATAAAAGGACTGTAAAAAGTAACATAAATCGAAGGGCATCAAAGTTAATTTGGGATGTAAGTTCGACCAAGGATTTGATTATGAATGCTCTGACTACGCCAGAACCAAGTATAAAAACACAGGAGACGGAAAAATCAATAAAGAACATAAAtgtaactaataataattaCGAAGTAACTGAACCATCAAATGTGCAAGAATTGGGACTAGAAGCGAATGACTTACGTAATGAATATACTAATAAGTTCGATCATCTACTTTCAAAATATAATATCAAAAATGATGACAGGTTGAACAATTATGCGAGATCTATGCTGCGTCACAAGAAAATGTTATATCCATCCAACGAATCGTTATATCCATCTAACGCATTTCCAGTATCTTTGATACCAGTCCGCTACAATAGTTTGAACCATCTCCCGGTTGATCCATTGCTAGCGGTTTTGCTTTCAAATTATGGATTCTACCTGCATGGATTTTATGGATTGCAAAATAACTACAAGAACTTGTATGGATATTCAGCTtctaataatattcataataataaacCATTTGGTTCATATAAGATTTATTCTGATACTGATTCTTCAAATTGA
- the LOC134655316 gene encoding uncharacterized protein LOC134655316 — translation MGLPRLERCCCFFDLQTGNIILGCINAFLSFCLFVAMIVAAVEIGTLEKDTANELGLLKTDETDEAGAAILLDAELSGLYAIAVVLVFMFLAKLLFDVFFVIGVIMERKGIIKAYFIMWTVFMMLSTFTFFLNWRYWGVKTLMTEGVYFCLNFYTVLVCHSFYVELNMREEV, via the exons ATGGGTCTCCCGCGTTTGGAAAGATGTTGCTGTTTTTTTGATTTGCAAACTGGAAACATTATATTGGGATGTATTAATgct TTCTTGTCATTTTGCCTCTTCGTGGCAATGATAGTGGCTGCTGTTGAAATTGGCACTCTGGAAAAAGACACAGCCAATGAATTAGGATTGTTGAAGACAGACGAAACAGACGAAGCAGGCGCAGCAATCCTACTAGATGCCGAGCTCAGCGGACTGTACGCAATCGCAGTTGTACTCGTGTTTATGTTCCTGGCTAAGCTTTTGTTCGACGTGTTTTTCGTCATTGGCGtgataatg GAACGGAAAGGCATTATTAAAGCCTACTTCATCATGTGGACAGTATTCATGATGCTTTCTACGTTTACTTTCTTTCTCAACTGGAGATACTGGGGGGTGAAGACGCTCATGACTGAAGGGGTTTACTTCT GTTTAAACTTTTACACCGTGTTGGTGTGTCACAGCTTTTATGTCGAACTGAACATGCGTGAAGAAGTCTAA
- the LOC134662133 gene encoding uncharacterized protein LOC134662133, producing MGLPRFEKCCCIFDLKTGNIILGCINAFLSFCLFVAMIVAACEFGTMEKDTAKDMEIFKSVEAIEVDARLSGLYAMSVILVLMFLAKLLFDVFFVIGVIMERKGIIKAYFIMWTVFMLLSMFTFFLNCEYWGVKTIITEVIYLSINVYAMLVCHSFYVQLNMREEV from the exons ATGGGTCTCCCACGTTTCGAAAAATGTTGCTGCATATTTGACTTGAAGACTGGGAATATCATATTAGGATGTATCAATGCT TTTCTATCATTTTGCCTATTCGTGGCAATGATAGTGGCTGCATGTGAATTTGGCACTATGGAAAAAGATACGGCCAAGGACATGGAAATATTTAAAAGCGTCGAAGCAATAGAAGTAGATGCCAGGCTCAGCGGACTGTATGCCATGTCAGTTATATTGGTGCTCATGTTTCTGGCGAAGCTCTTGTTTGACgtattttttgtcatcggcGTGATAATG gaacgGAAAGGCATTATCAAGGCCTACTTCATCATGTGGACCGTATTCATGTTACTTTCTATGTTCACTTTCTTCCTCAATTGCGAATATTGGGGTGTGAAGACGATCATCACTGAAGTAATCTACCTCA gTATAAACGTGTACGCTATGTTGGTGTGTCACAGCTTTTATGTGCAACTTAATATGCGCGAAGAAGTCTAA